From a region of the Candidatus Hydrogenedentota bacterium genome:
- a CDS encoding carboxypeptidase regulatory-like domain-containing protein — MKRIHVLPVLALVVCMVAVGHAQVDNPQPQNAPRLSGKVVMADTGKPVQASLHTSNNGMRFEMRACGSTGPDGTFLLEREKLGGYLHVQPVDGRHYAVESPLPLRPGEDLKNLVFTVKPGFSLSGQVVRNDGTPAGETMVFLENPSGPPIIVPMDEHNRFTITNLPPPQDHYTLHVGQDTKVEVPAPKPGRDIKGIVIKLPAVDEGALVEGLVVDGQDEPAGGVQLGFQRLNAVELVTEKTMTDSRGRFSLKFKQAGPYMLRAWQMMETDAGGFAASIRRDCPVREGGTLVVAAKGPTQRVRVVVDLPSPELPLVAGRVEDGQGQPIEATVRAYGNDMRVQARVHGNLFLVANDGELEPFTLQFTREGHQTRVLEMGKDFTMGDRSLRVVMKKGLDAENESNQTAVTVRPDTREAVDGTGGFIQRTVAEYERLVGGMGAKKEAGEIKPPPSSSQQSGRNEVEIIVTDLKGRPVTEIMHRAAQVGSATYQSALTLENAAEAPNAPKFSQNDPGGRYRVPDPSLVWARGTAPQLAAVQSGEQHTPPLSIVLVPASSVTVRVEDQYGKPRKGIAVGRLDNVSQSLVYNDRNLPKTNADGRVRFDNLNPGYHVFVAVKSGLMTGFYEEITAANSNWGGDVEAKIVLISPTPGSPTAMLMNLPRNRVSQELVDQKIAALDKAARREYERFVVEQLRSTPVVLASVNSRRVTLLARMAAALNSRRAVEPLQAVFPKIKETVYLTDQSAEAVMEALVRLRGERMVGYFETVAGDGKVSADVRVQALIALGRIGTDKSVAAFKRLRDAVYLKYGAPELRPTYTQAERMAEAAAMILHYIPGGVGPAPTELSGRHASFSPDNSEGSMTYQYKMLHFRRFGDEWLLLRMAQLPIPSAGEEVVSPGGGTARQP, encoded by the coding sequence ATGAAGCGAATTCATGTGTTGCCGGTGCTTGCGCTGGTTGTATGCATGGTGGCGGTCGGGCATGCCCAGGTGGACAATCCGCAACCGCAAAATGCGCCCCGCCTCTCGGGGAAAGTCGTCATGGCGGACACAGGCAAACCGGTCCAGGCGAGTCTGCACACCAGCAATAACGGGATGCGGTTTGAAATGCGTGCCTGCGGAAGCACCGGCCCGGATGGGACTTTCCTCCTTGAAAGGGAAAAGCTGGGGGGCTACCTTCATGTCCAACCGGTGGACGGGCGCCACTATGCCGTGGAAAGTCCGCTCCCCTTGCGGCCCGGCGAGGACCTGAAAAATCTGGTCTTCACCGTGAAGCCGGGCTTTTCGCTGTCCGGACAGGTGGTGCGGAACGACGGGACCCCGGCGGGCGAGACAATGGTTTTCCTGGAAAACCCGTCCGGTCCTCCCATCATCGTGCCCATGGACGAGCATAACCGCTTCACCATCACCAACCTGCCGCCGCCGCAGGACCATTACACGCTGCATGTGGGGCAGGACACCAAAGTGGAGGTGCCGGCGCCCAAGCCCGGAAGGGATATCAAAGGCATCGTGATAAAGCTTCCGGCCGTGGATGAGGGCGCGCTGGTGGAGGGCCTGGTTGTTGACGGCCAGGACGAACCGGCGGGAGGGGTACAACTCGGTTTCCAGCGGCTAAACGCCGTGGAACTCGTGACTGAGAAGACCATGACCGACAGCCGGGGGCGGTTCAGCCTGAAATTTAAGCAGGCCGGACCCTACATGCTGAGGGCTTGGCAAATGATGGAGACCGACGCGGGGGGATTCGCGGCAAGCATCCGGCGCGACTGCCCCGTTCGCGAAGGCGGGACCCTGGTGGTGGCCGCGAAAGGCCCGACACAGCGGGTGCGGGTGGTCGTAGATTTGCCGTCACCGGAACTGCCCCTGGTGGCGGGACGGGTGGAGGACGGGCAGGGGCAGCCCATCGAGGCGACGGTGCGGGCATACGGAAATGACATGCGCGTGCAGGCCCGTGTTCACGGCAATTTATTCCTCGTGGCCAATGACGGGGAGTTGGAACCCTTCACGCTGCAATTCACGCGGGAGGGGCACCAGACGCGCGTGCTTGAGATGGGCAAAGATTTTACCATGGGGGACCGGTCCCTGCGTGTGGTGATGAAAAAAGGCCTCGACGCCGAAAATGAAAGTAATCAGACGGCGGTGACAGTCCGGCCTGACACACGTGAGGCGGTGGACGGGACGGGCGGGTTCATCCAGAGGACAGTGGCCGAATATGAGCGGCTGGTGGGGGGAATGGGCGCGAAGAAAGAGGCGGGGGAGATTAAACCGCCGCCCTCTTCGTCCCAACAGTCAGGGAGGAACGAAGTGGAGATCATCGTGACGGACCTGAAGGGCCGGCCGGTCACAGAAATCATGCATCGCGCCGCGCAGGTGGGCAGCGCAACCTATCAATCCGCATTGACCCTGGAGAATGCCGCCGAGGCGCCCAACGCGCCGAAATTTTCTCAAAATGATCCCGGCGGCAGGTATCGGGTGCCCGACCCGTCCCTTGTCTGGGCGCGGGGCACCGCGCCGCAACTGGCGGCGGTACAGTCCGGCGAACAGCACACGCCGCCGCTGTCCATCGTGCTGGTTCCCGCCTCCTCTGTGACGGTGCGGGTGGAGGACCAGTACGGCAAACCGCGAAAAGGCATTGCGGTGGGAAGACTTGACAACGTGTCGCAAAGCCTTGTCTACAACGATCGCAATCTGCCCAAAACGAACGCGGACGGCAGGGTCCGCTTCGACAATCTTAATCCCGGTTATCATGTCTTTGTGGCGGTCAAATCCGGCCTTATGACGGGTTTTTATGAAGAGATAACCGCAGCCAATTCCAACTGGGGCGGGGATGTGGAGGCGAAAATCGTCCTGATATCGCCGACACCGGGCAGCCCAACCGCGATGCTGATGAACCTGCCCCGCAACCGTGTCAGCCAGGAACTGGTGGACCAGAAAATCGCGGCACTGGACAAGGCCGCACGGCGAGAATATGAGCGGTTTGTGGTCGAACAGTTGCGGTCAACCCCGGTGGTGTTAGCGTCGGTTAACTCGAGGCGGGTCACCCTGCTGGCGCGGATGGCCGCCGCGCTGAACTCACGCAGGGCCGTGGAGCCGTTGCAGGCGGTTTTTCCAAAGATTAAAGAAACTGTCTACCTCACAGACCAGAGCGCAGAGGCCGTCATGGAGGCGCTGGTGCGGCTGCGCGGTGAACGGATGGTGGGATATTTCGAGACGGTGGCGGGCGACGGGAAAGTCTCGGCCGACGTGCGCGTGCAGGCGCTGATTGCGCTGGGCCGGATCGGCACCGACAAGTCCGTGGCCGCGTTCAAACGGCTGCGCGACGCCGTCTACTTGAAGTACGGCGCGCCGGAACTCCGCCCCACTTACACCCAAGCCGAGCGCATGGCCGAGGCGGCGGCGATGATCCTGCACTATATCCCCGGCGGCGTCGGCCCCGCGCCGACGGAGCTGTCCGGCAGGCACGCCTCCTTCAGCCCGGACAACAGCGAGGGCAGCATGACATATCAGTATAAAATGCTGCATTTCCGCCGCTTCGGGGATGAATGGCTGCTGCTGAGGATGGCGCAACTCCCCATACCGTCAGCGGGTGAGGAGGTGGTATCCCCTGGGGGCGGCACCGCGCGACAGCCCTGA
- a CDS encoding peptidase M14 yields the protein MISGLLIQRFIHAGLLLSVMAFFAAPAGALSVAADFPGGNIVVEEIAGDTVRLRQDRRDTEGWWFYWCFRVRGAAGRNIHFEFTDGEPVGVRGAAFSLDEGVTWAWLEEPFTASSFAYAFPEGADSVRFSFGMPYTRRELDAFLARHAGNPCLRADTLCDSRKGRNVERLHLGRPESEPRFRVLVTARSHACEMMASYAVEGLMEAALAEGADGEWLRAHAEILVIPFVDKDGVEDGDQGKNRRPHDHNRDYGPEGIYPETRALRAFVPEWSGGRLRVAMDLHCPWIRGGTNEYIYQVGSRSPENWGQQRRFAGMLEAARKGPLPYHASKDLPFGEAWNKAENYSAGLSGARWAGTLEGITLATALEIPYANAEGAEVNQETARAFGRDLAAALRNYLESLKE from the coding sequence ATGATTTCAGGCTTGCTCATCCAGCGCTTCATCCATGCGGGCCTTTTGCTGTCGGTTATGGCGTTTTTCGCGGCCCCGGCGGGGGCGTTGTCGGTGGCCGCCGATTTTCCGGGCGGCAACATCGTGGTGGAGGAGATTGCCGGGGACACGGTTCGCCTGCGCCAGGATCGGCGCGACACGGAGGGCTGGTGGTTCTATTGGTGCTTCAGGGTGCGGGGCGCGGCGGGCCGGAACATTCACTTCGAGTTCACGGACGGGGAACCCGTCGGCGTGCGGGGCGCGGCCTTTTCGCTGGACGAGGGCGTGACTTGGGCCTGGCTGGAGGAGCCCTTCACCGCGTCCTCCTTTGCGTATGCCTTTCCCGAAGGCGCGGACTCCGTGCGGTTTTCTTTTGGGATGCCGTACACCCGGCGTGAACTGGACGCGTTTCTGGCGCGGCACGCCGGGAACCCGTGCCTGCGCGCGGACACGCTGTGCGACAGCCGCAAGGGGCGGAACGTGGAGCGGCTCCATCTGGGGAGGCCCGAGTCGGAGCCGCGTTTCCGCGTGTTGGTGACGGCGCGCAGCCATGCCTGCGAGATGATGGCCAGTTACGCCGTGGAGGGGCTCATGGAGGCGGCGCTGGCGGAGGGCGCGGACGGGGAATGGCTCCGGGCCCATGCGGAGATTCTGGTGATTCCCTTTGTGGACAAGGACGGGGTGGAGGACGGGGACCAGGGCAAGAACCGGCGGCCCCACGACCACAACCGGGACTACGGCCCGGAGGGGATTTATCCTGAAACCCGCGCGCTGCGCGCCTTTGTCCCGGAATGGTCCGGGGGACGCCTCCGGGTGGCCATGGACCTGCACTGCCCATGGATTCGCGGCGGCACCAATGAATACATATACCAGGTGGGCAGCCGGAGTCCGGAGAACTGGGGACAGCAGCGGCGCTTTGCGGGAATGCTCGAGGCGGCGCGGAAGGGCCCGCTGCCGTACCACGCCTCCAAAGACCTGCCCTTCGGCGAGGCGTGGAACAAGGCCGAAAACTACAGCGCGGGCCTGAGCGGGGCGCGCTGGGCGGGCACGCTTGAGGGGATCACCCTGGCCACGGCCCTCGAAATCCCCTACGCGAACGCGGAGGGCGCGGAGGTGAACCAGGAGACTGCCCGGGCTTTTGGGCGCGATTTGGCCGCCGCGCTCCGGAACTATCTGGAATCACTGAAGGAGTGA